In Nostoc sp. GT001, a genomic segment contains:
- a CDS encoding glutathione peroxidase, giving the protein MLPNHRGQRVPNVTFHTRKDNQWVDVTTDQLFANKTVVVFSLPGAYTPTCSSTHLPGYNELAPVFKQNGVDEIICISVNDAFVMNEWAKDQEAENITLIPDGNGEFTEGMGLLVDKSDLGFGKRSWRYSMLVRDGVINQMFIEPEEPGDPFKVSDAETMLRYINPQAVKPEVVSLFAKVGCPFCARAKAMLKEHGINYEEITLGKDITTRSLRAVAGATTVPQVFIDGKLIGGSEALEAYFAAK; this is encoded by the coding sequence ATGTTACCCAATCATCGAGGACAAAGAGTACCCAATGTCACTTTTCATACTCGCAAGGACAACCAGTGGGTAGATGTGACAACCGATCAGTTATTTGCTAATAAGACAGTAGTTGTCTTCTCTTTACCGGGTGCTTATACTCCGACTTGTTCATCCACTCATCTCCCTGGATACAACGAATTGGCCCCGGTTTTCAAACAAAATGGTGTCGATGAGATTATCTGTATTTCTGTTAATGATGCCTTTGTGATGAACGAATGGGCAAAGGATCAAGAGGCAGAAAATATCACACTAATTCCTGATGGAAATGGTGAATTTACTGAAGGCATGGGTCTATTGGTAGATAAATCAGACCTGGGGTTTGGGAAGCGATCGTGGCGGTATTCTATGCTGGTTAGAGATGGTGTAATTAACCAGATGTTTATTGAACCAGAAGAGCCAGGAGATCCCTTTAAGGTATCGGATGCTGAGACAATGCTCAGATACATCAACCCCCAAGCAGTAAAGCCCGAAGTAGTTTCTCTGTTTGCGAAAGTGGGTTGTCCCTTCTGTGCCCGTGCTAAGGCAATGCTCAAGGAACATGGCATCAACTACGAAGAAATTACCTTGGGTAAGGATATCACCACGCGATCTTTACGAGCAGTTGCAGGTGCGACAACAGTTCCCCAAGTATTTATCGATGGTAAATTAATTGGTGGTTCTGAGGCATTAGAAGCCTACTTCGCTGCTAAATAG
- a CDS encoding N-acetyltransferase has translation MIDIRCETLSDYTAIAEVNTLAFGQENEAKLVEKIRNSDRYISELSLVAEVENIVVGHILFSYIDLVGEETLQVLGLAPLAVRPQFQRQGIGSALIKAGLELAEAKKEAIVIVLGHPHFYTLFGFQPSVVYEIESPFPVPEEFFMVKALQSYQKQYKGKVVYPAAFDEV, from the coding sequence ATGATCGATATCCGTTGTGAAACTCTGTCAGACTACACAGCAATAGCTGAGGTTAATACACTAGCCTTTGGGCAAGAAAACGAGGCTAAACTTGTAGAGAAAATTCGCAATTCTGACCGTTATATTTCAGAACTTTCTCTAGTTGCAGAGGTTGAAAATATTGTAGTCGGTCATATTTTATTCAGCTACATTGACTTGGTGGGTGAAGAAACACTCCAGGTACTTGGTTTAGCGCCTTTGGCAGTTCGTCCACAATTTCAAAGACAAGGAATTGGCAGCGCACTAATAAAAGCAGGGTTAGAACTAGCAGAAGCAAAAAAAGAAGCCATAGTAATTGTACTAGGTCATCCCCACTTCTATACTCTCTTTGGTTTTCAGCCTTCTGTTGTTTATGAAATCGAATCTCCTTTTCCAGTACCAGAGGAATTTTTCATGGTGAAAGCACTACAAAGTTATCAAAAGCAGTATAAAGGCAAGGTTGTTTATCCGGCTGCTTTTGATGAAGTATAA
- a CDS encoding alpha/beta fold hydrolase yields the protein MQPSAVANTTNLTASPSQFYSWQNYRCAYEVHQPINTTSEGVPLLLIHPIGVGLSRRFWQRFCREWYNLGQRNSIYNPDLLGCGESEMPRIAYTPNDWAEQLQFFLQKVVQKPVILVVQGALLPVAIQLVQKESNLIAGLVLSWAPTWALMTTKPPEWQEKFLWNVLDSPFGSAFYRYARTPKFLRSFSIRQLFASESAVDAEWLNTLLAGAENPATRHAVFSFLAGFWRDDYTSLIASIQQPTLAVMGETASSISQDNKKETPDERLAHYLACLPESQGIKINGRNVLPYESTAEFVAAIATFINKVF from the coding sequence ATGCAACCATCTGCTGTAGCTAACACAACTAATCTGACAGCATCTCCTAGCCAGTTTTACAGTTGGCAGAATTATCGTTGCGCCTACGAAGTTCATCAACCAATTAATACAACATCTGAAGGCGTTCCCTTACTGTTAATTCATCCGATTGGCGTGGGATTGTCGCGGCGATTTTGGCAACGATTTTGTCGCGAGTGGTATAATTTAGGTCAACGTAATTCAATTTACAACCCTGATTTACTAGGATGTGGTGAAAGTGAAATGCCACGTATAGCTTACACTCCTAATGATTGGGCAGAACAGTTGCAGTTCTTTTTACAAAAAGTAGTCCAAAAACCTGTTATTCTAGTAGTACAAGGTGCTTTATTGCCAGTTGCTATCCAATTAGTCCAAAAGGAATCAAATTTAATTGCCGGACTGGTACTTTCNTGGGCGCCAACGTGGGCTTTGATGACAACTAAACCACCAGAATGGCAGGAAAAATTCCTTTGGAATGTGTTAGATTCGCCTTTTGGTAGTGCTTTTTATCGCTATGCACGCACCCCAAAATTTTTACGTTCTTTTTCGATTCGTCAACTCTTTGCTTCTGAAAGCGCTGTGGATGCAGAGTGGTTAAATACATTGCTTGCAGGTGCAGAAAATCCTGCTACTCGCCATGCAGTGTTTTCTTTTTTAGCAGGGTTTTGGCGAGATGATTATACTAGTTTGATTGCCTCGATTCAGCAACCAACATTAGCGGTTATGGGCGAAACTGCATCGAGTATTAGCCAAGACAATAAAAAAGAAACGCCAGACGAACGCTTGGCTCACTATCTTGCTTGTTTGCCTGAAAGTCAAGGTATAAAAATAAACGGACGTAATGTTTTACCCTATGAATCAACCGCTGAGTTTGTAGCAGCGATCGCGACCTTCATTAATAAAGTCTTTTAG
- a CDS encoding GNAT family N-acetyltransferase produces the protein MLKIIQVETDEHKLQIQEVFWEYFNETKVMFSNQFGINLNAHTFFEQYMTQLHEFLPPSGRLLLGQYEQKIAGCVCLRKIGEDIGEIKRMYVKPEFRRKGIGRSLLEFIINEAAYIGYSRIRLDSAPFAKEAHALYHVFGFQNIEPYLEKTEIPLEHRANWIFMELVLK, from the coding sequence TTGCTTAAAATTATCCAGGTAGAGACTGATGAACATAAACTTCAGATACAAGAGGTATTTTGGGAATATTTTAATGAGACTAAGGTGATGTTCAGCAATCAATTCGGCATAAATTTAAATGCTCATACATTCTTTGAGCAATATATGACTCAACTCCACGAATTTCTACCACCTTCAGGGCGCTTACTTTTGGGACAATATGAGCAAAAAATAGCTGGCTGCGTTTGCTTACGAAAGATTGGTGAAGATATTGGCGAAATTAAAAGAATGTATGTAAAACCAGAATTTCGTAGAAAAGGAATTGGTCGGTCTTTATTAGAATTTATCATCAACGAAGCTGCCTACATTGGTTACTCAAGGATACGTTTAGACAGCGCCCCTTTTGCAAAAGAAGCACACGCACTTTATCATGTATTTGGCTTTCAGAATATTGAGCCGTATTTGGAAAAAACCGAGATTCCTCTCGAACATCGAGCCAACTGGATTTTTATGGAATTAGTTTTAAAATGA
- a CDS encoding response regulator codes for MRILLIEDEEILASVLLKSLTKQHYVVDVVQDGQMGWEYTQSTNDDLLLIDVGLPKLDGITLCQRLRSGGCFTPILLMTAKDGSRERIQGLDAGADDYLIKPLDLEELQARIRALIRRGDRPCTPIHPASPKIARRRGNFKVPLP; via the coding sequence ATGAGAATCTTGCTAATCGAAGATGAAGAAATTTTAGCAAGTGTCTTGTTGAAGTCTCTGACTAAGCAACATTATGTTGTTGATGTCGTACAAGACGGACAAATGGGTTGGGAATACACGCAAAGTACAAACGATGACCTGTTACTAATAGATGTCGGATTACCGAAACTGGACGGAATTACATTGTGTCAGCGATTGCGTTCTGGTGGTTGCTTCACTCCGATTCTGCTGATGACGGCGAAAGACGGTAGTAGAGAGCGGATTCAGGGACTTGATGCAGGTGCAGACGATTATCTGATCAAACCTTTAGATTTAGAAGAACTGCAAGCACGGATACGAGCGTTGATCCGTAGAGGCGATCGCCCCTGTACTCCTATCCACCCTGCTTCTCCCAAAATTGCGAGAAGGAGAGGCAATTTCAAAGTCCCTCTCCCTTAG
- a CDS encoding phosphatase PAP2 family protein has translation MEKEKQINKESQSPLDFLKNLLIARWRSLLLLLIGVYLPLQIFEILTVRIWENQAGFPWDVPILLAVHSTANPQLDILAVTLATIGLPWTAILILGAIALILLLQKRWRSLAYLLTASAGSVIINRTAKQLMHRVRPQLWQSIAPESSFAFPSAHAMTSVTLVAILLFLTWATSWRWLVLIFGSLYIIAIAWCRLYLGVHFPSDILAGWTVALGWTIGVSLIIKPYRTIAKSLDGEGTKDETTLLPEEIKSINEE, from the coding sequence ATGGAAAAAGAGAAACAAATTAATAAAGAGAGTCAATCGCCGCTTGATTTTCTGAAAAACCTGTTGATTGCTCGTTGGCGATCGCTCTTACTCCTTTTGATCGGAGTCTATTTACCTTTGCAGATATTTGAAATCCTGACAGTGAGGATATGGGAGAATCAAGCGGGCTTTCCGTGGGATGTGCCGATTCTGTTAGCAGTTCATTCTACAGCAAACCCACAGTTAGATATTTTAGCTGTCACCCTAGCTACCATTGGGTTGCCTTGGACGGCGATTCTAATTTTGGGGGCGATCGCACTAATATTACTACTTCAAAAACGCTGGCGATCGCTAGCTTATTTACTCACCGCCTCAGCAGGAAGCGTCATCATCAACCGCACCGCAAAGCAATTAATGCATCGAGTGCGTCCACAATTGTGGCAATCCATTGCACCTGAGTCTAGTTTTGCATTTCCCAGCGCTCATGCGATGACGAGTGTAACGCTGGTAGCAATTTTGCTGTTCTTAACTTGGGCTACCTCTTGGCGCTGGTTAGTTCTCATATTTGGCAGCTTATACATCATCGCGATTGCGTGGTGTCGTCTCTATCTGGGAGTTCATTTTCCTAGTGACATTCTCGCAGGTTGGACGGTTGCATTAGGTTGGACAATTGGTGTCAGTCTGATTATCAAACCCTATAGAACTATAGCCAAATCCTTAGATGGCGAAGGTACTAAAGATGAAACTACCTTACTACCAGAAGAAATAAAGTCGATAAATGAGGAGTAA
- a CDS encoding DUF58 domain-containing protein, translating into MVPSKRVYLLLVLGIAIAPILCLFLTIRATIAITVLFDAIILGLMVVDGLRVRRSRVQITRELPSRLSIGRDNPVVLKVTSPNTDAQIEIRDYYPTGFGVSAPALSAIIPSNSTEELTYTVHPTQRGEFPWGNIQVRQMGLWGLAWDDWQIPQSLPVKVYPDLVGLRSLTIRLTLQSSGSMRQSRKTGIGTEFAELRNYRTGDDLRFIDWKATARRVGAYGNAMPLVRVLEPEQEQTLLILLDRGRLMTAKVQNLQRFDWGLNATLSLALAGLHRGDRVGVGVFDRQMHTWIPPERGQHHLNQLIDRLTPIQPVLFESDYLGAVTNVLQRQTRRALVVVITDLVDVTASTELLAALSKLAPRYLPFCVTLRDPQVDRLAHTFTDNVATAYTRAVALDLLMQRQVAYAQLKQKGVLVLDAPANQIADQLVERYLQLKARNQL; encoded by the coding sequence ATGGTTCCTTCCAAACGAGTTTATTTATTATTGGTTTTAGGTATTGCGATCGCCCCGATCCTATGCTTATTTCTTACCATTAGAGCAACCATCGCTATCACAGTGCTATTTGATGCCATTATTCTCGGACTGATGGTTGTAGATGGTTTGCGGGTGCGGCGTTCTCGCGTGCAAATTACCCGCGAATTACCGTCACGATTATCCATTGGGCGGGATAATCCCGTAGTGCTAAAGGTGACATCTCCCAATACCGACGCCCAAATTGAAATCCGCGACTATTACCCAACAGGATTTGGCGTGTCTGCACCTGCACTCAGCGCCATTATTCCCAGTAACAGCACTGAGGAATTGACGTATACCGTCCACCCGACACAACGGGGAGAGTTTCCTTGGGGAAATATTCAAGTCCGACAGATGGGGCTTTGGGGATTAGCTTGGGATGATTGGCAAATTCCTCAAAGTCTGCCAGTGAAAGTTTATCCTGATTTAGTGGGATTGCGATCGCTCACAATTCGTCTGACATTGCAATCATCTGGATCGATGCGCCAATCTCGCAAAACTGGTATTGGTACAGAGTTTGCCGAATTGCGAAACTATCGCACTGGTGATGATTTGCGGTTTATTGATTGGAAAGCTACTGCCCGTCGGGTTGGGGCTTATGGTAATGCCATGCCACTGGTGAGGGTTCTAGAACCAGAACAGGAACAAACATTACTGATTTTACTCGATCGCGGACGGCTAATGACGGCAAAAGTACAGAATTTGCAGCGATTTGACTGGGGATTGAATGCAACTTTATCCTTAGCTTTAGCAGGTTTACATCGAGGCGATCGCGTGGGTGTTGGTGTATTTGACCGCCAAATGCATACGTGGATTCCCCCAGAACGCGGCCAACATCATTTGAATCAGCTAATCGATCGCTTAACTCCAATTCAACCAGTGTTATTTGAATCTGATTATTTGGGGGCGGTAACAAATGTTTTGCAGCGACAAACTCGCAGGGCGCTTGTAGTAGTGATTACCGATTTAGTTGATGTCACTGCCTCTACAGAACTTCTAGCTGCACTCTCCAAGTTAGCACCCCGCTACCTTCCATTTTGCGTGACTTTGCGAGATCCACAAGTCGATCGTCTAGCACACACTTTTACAGACAATGTTGCAACTGCCTATACCCGTGCAGTAGCACTAGATTTATTAATGCAACGACAAGTAGCTTATGCCCAACTGAAACAAAAAGGTGTATTGGTGCTAGATGCACCAGCAAATCAAATTGCCGATCAGTTGGTTGAGCGATATCTGCAACTCAAAGCGCGAAATCAACTTTAG